In Astyanax mexicanus isolate ESR-SI-001 chromosome 24, AstMex3_surface, whole genome shotgun sequence, the genomic stretch ataaagtcttaaaaagtctcaaattaaaattattatatatatagataattaaggtcttaaattgtcttaaatgagCTTTAAgcttatttataatgtataatggaGACTGCTTTAAGTCTTCTTTAACTATTCTGTATGGTTCCTACATGCAGTTCAGTGTGTTGTTTAACGTAATGCAATTTAAATATGTTATGttggctctgttctgcatcacaatggaacaaatttggaaaaaaaagataACAAATAGGAActgttaagttttgatttccaatataataaattattttctagCAAAGAAatgatgactacatttttgggtctgaAATTATATGtattaaggtcttaaaaagcattaaatttgacctTTAAAATGATGCAGAATCCCAGTTTCAGCAAATATGGGGAGGCAATGCTCTGGTGTCCCCAGTATTGGGTTCCAATGGCCAATTCTGGCACAACTGTGCaccctgcagcttgatttaaggcactgtgtcagtgtgtctttgctatcgtaacgacaggaaagtacaccttgcacagcttaaaTTCTATACTAAAACTATAGCAATTTAAACAgtgcaggtggaaggtgtgaaaatagactgttggaggggggtgtaagatagcaatgaacattgcaaAGTTTTTAATGAGTGTATCATGAGgttttgtcttgttgaaaaatgcatggatgtttCTAGAAAAAGGTGTAGTTTTGAAGATATTTCTCATTTGAGATGTTGGTTTTACGTTCCTCTTGGGGACGGTAAATTACAGATTGGTGCATCAGATAAAGCTGGGGAGAAGTTTCTGGTTAATCCTCTGCAGCTATCAATCACTGAGCATTATCCAGGTCACATAACTGGCAACCAAATACCAACTTAATCTCAGGGTCTGTTTAAAGAGGAGGATCTGAGACCAGAACTGCACTAAAACTCAAGAATTCCCATAAAAAAACGCAGTAGCTTCTCCTGAGGATCACTGTTGGGATGAAACCAGACGCTCATGGAGTTCCTCTACCGGTGCCTTGCtttaagaaaaattaaaaggtgagtcctctctctctatttttagatctgtcaatttttgtgtcttgtaacataaatctgatggtataatccaacttgcaaaatgcaaaaatggaaaaatctgaaaataatgaaACAATTTACTGAAAATAATGAATTGAAAAAGTAGATGAAAatctattacataaaaaaaaaaataatgagtttttaaatccaattttctatttttgcatttagttcATTACTAATATTTACACTGACCAAGTTGCATTAAACCATCAcatttttgttacaagatgcaaaaatggacaaatctaaaatacaaaaaaaataaaagattatttttttcaattctttTAGCGAAaggcagaaataaaaaacaaaaaattgggaaaacatcaaattaaaatgtagtctaaaataatacaaataaatgttaccctgacctttttttatttgatttgattgtttTTAGAAAGGATGCTACTAAAGAGATAAGTTAGTACTATTTTCTGTAATACAAAATACTGtagataaaatgataaaacaggATAAAACAGCTTCctatagaagtgtgtgtgtgtgtgtgtgtgtgtgtgtgtgtgtgtgtgtagtttgtaacTGTCTCTCTGCTTTTTGaaagttttttctctttttcagcagTTAGAGTTTCAGTACCGCCCCcttttactcacacacacacagccgtgtTGGTTTTACTGTCCTTGTGAGGACTGTCTATTCACGTAGTAATAATTATAAATGCAGGTAACTTAAGCTACCTCTACACCTACAGCTTAACTTCAGTGACCAAAATTAAATCATTTGACTTGAGATTTTGATTTTCTgattaaaatactattttttgaaaaaataaataaataaataaataaataaataaataaataaaaggttttaAAGGTGTTAGTTACCCTGTAACATTACCGTTAAAAAGAAATAGGTTCCAGGAAGGTGTGATATACCCTATAATAGTGGTTtgcattttttttcccccaaatgaacaaatagtagtagtaataaatatatatatttatatatacacatatccaTATTTGTTTACATTCAATAACAGCAAattgtacaaaatccagtgtacaaaattgccaaatgaacaaataaactaaaaacaaaaaaaagtaattttagtattgtaaaaaaatatagcaTATTGCAAACATGGACTACGTCTCAGTTTCAACAGTAAAGGGAACAACACTTAGATTTTAAAGCAAAATAACATGAACACAATATCACCCAGCCTTACATTAACTAGTGTTCATTAAGAAATCTACTCTAGTCTCAACTCTTAAACAATAACTGAACCctcctgtttagtttatttatcaggaacagtaatggtgtttCTGGGTCAGTTTGACTCggtgcatatttaattatccacaagaaaacaaaataaatcataacAAGCAGTgtgcatatattttattattaactccattactaattattctatcaatatttggtgcaatggtgtttcttacctctaacaggtaatgattcaaataggataattcactcgtttttcattcaaataatacatgtttaaacttttttgttaatgtttcactactttattactttatataagaccaacatataaaacatatttttaatagttttacaaaacattaaaacataacattgcacattttagttttattttttgagTTGAGTAAATATGTGAGATTAAAACTTTTCATTTAATATGTTGAtaacaataattaattaataaaggcAAGCTGAAGAAGTTTCATagtgaaaaaaaacttttaactattTCTAGTTTTTAACtgtttctagatcttcaaactttataaCGGGTCCTCACAAAGGTACCAAAacgtgcacacactcacacatgcacacacacactcactttatACCAGCACCACTAGCAGCAGGAGGATTAGAGCaggggctggagctggagctggatgcATGATCTCAGCTgcagcaggagtgtgtgtgtgtttaggagtgtgtttaggagtgtgtgaaagtgtgtgttctTGTTGCATCTTCTAAAGGAATTATCAGGTATAATAATCGCGTGTTCCTATGAAGGGTTGGGGGTAACCGGGCGCGCGCGCAGCAGCATGGAGACCCCGGACGCGTGCGATCCGTACGGGCGCCCCGCGCGCCGCACACAATGGATCGTGAGCACGCTGGCCTACCACTACGGGCTGGACCGCGGGGTGGAGAACGAGATCATCGTGCTGGCCACGGGTCTGGACCAGTACCTGCAGGAGATCTTCCACCACCTGGACTGCCGGGGGGAGGGCCGGGTCCCCGCGGAGGACTTCAGGGTGCTGTGCGCGGTGCTGGGGCTCGGGGAGGAGGCgcgggaggaggaggtggaggagagcTCCGGGATCCTGGACTCCCTCCCCGGGGAGTTCACCTTCCGCCAGTTCCACGCTAAACTCTGCGGCTACTTCAGCACCAGGGCCGGCCGCGGGTACGAGGACGGCCGGCTGCTGGTGGGAGGAGACAGCGAGCACATCGAGACTCAGATCCGCCTCAGGAGCCCCCTCAGGCGGCGGGGGAAGCTGCTGAGCCCCGCGGGCTCCGGAGCGAAGCCCGGCTGTAAGCCCGGATCCTGCACGCGGGAGTGCTACGAGGAGATCGTGGCTCTGGAGGAGGCGGAGGACCGGATGGCgaagctggaggaggagaacGCCAGTCTGAGAGAGCTGGTGGAGGACATGAGGGCGGCGCTGCAGAGCAGTGATGCCCGGGCACTGGCCCTGCAGGTGAGGGGTGGAGGTGGTGGGTGGTCGGGGGTCAGTCAGCTTGGGGAAGGATAATATAATAGCCATGTTTAAGGTAGTTTTAGTGTGATCAGTACAGTAAAAGTAGTGtaggaggggcactgagtgatgtatgggtttaggggtgggacaGAGCAGAGCACCCTGCAGGTAAGGGGTGGAGGTGGTGGGTGGTCGGGGGGCGGTCAGGTTGGTGAAGGATGATACACCATGTTTAAGGTAGTTTTAGTGTGATCAGTACAGTAAAAGTAGTgtaggaggggcactgggtgatgtatgggttttggtgatgtatgggtttaggggtggggcagagcAGAGCACCCTGCAGGTGAGGGGTGGAGGTGGTGGGTGGTCGGGAGTCAGTCAGCTTGGGAAAGGAAAATACGCCATGTTTAAGGTAGTTTTAGTGTGATCAGTACAGTAAAGTAGTgtaggaggggcactgggtgatgtatgggtttaggtgatgtatgggtttaggggtggggcagagcAGAGCAGCAATGCCCGGGCACTGGCCCTGCAGGTGAGGGGTGGAGGTGGTGGGTGGTGGGTCAGCTTGGTGAAGGATGATGCACCATATTTAAGATGTTAGTGGGAtcagtaaaaaatagtaaaagtagTGTGGGAGAAGAAtcgggtgatgtatgggtttaggggtggggcagaagagagagagagagctgattgggctgagcagtgtgcctctgacagtGGTGAAACGCAAACAAGTACGTATTTTTACTACAGGAGTAGTTTtggggggcactgggtgatgtatgggtttaggggtggggcagtgtatctctgatagcagtgagacgcagatggtatACATGTTTTTACTACAGGAGTAGGTTgtggggcactgagtgatgtatgggtttaggggcagggcaaaAAGGTGTAGAAAAAAGGGAAAGCTGATTGGGCTGattgagcagtgtgcctctgatagcagtgagaagcAGAGGGAATACATGTTTTTACTATGCTTAACGTGTGCTAAACCCactgattttacaaaattatatttagatACAGCTATCAAAATGTATCTTTCACAGAGCTTCACAAtgcattgtgatatattgaatcgtaacccctgtataACCCTAATTTAGTCCCATAATTTACAGTACATCCAGTACGTTCGGAAATGCTCAGTACTGTGCTTTGGTTATTATCACTTTTGCTTCATTAAGGTTAAAACCTGAGCTTTCTGAGGACTAACACTTAAATTCTCTGTATTTCTGCCTGCTTCAGGTCGGACTGTGGAAAAGTCACGCTAAACACAGGCCAGACAGCGGCTGCTTTATCGCCCGTCACAAGCGCTCAGCCCAGAAATCCACTTTCCACGGAAACCTGAAGAGCCTCCAGGGTTTCCTGCGTGAGGTGGAGCTGGCCCAGGTGGAGCAGGTGGAGGAGGTTCTGCTGCTGAAGCATCAGGAGCAGAAGAAGCTGGAGCAGGAGCTCAGGGCGTCGCGGGAGGCGGCGCTGGGGCTGGAGGAGTGTAATCGGACTCTAAAGATGGAGCACATGGAGAtgaggaagaaggtggaggaggcCAGGCAGGCTCTGCTGGTTGGTTTGGGGAAGGTGAAGGAGCTGGAGTCTAAAGCCAATCAGATACCTGTCCTACAGAGACACATAGAGCAGCTGGAGATGGAGCTTCTGTATTTCAGGTAAGGCCACACCCTCATGGACTGTGagtgaccaatagaaattctacaaACTTAcctgaaattaacttttttttacattgatctTTCATTAAAAGATAAGTAGGTTTTATCTCTcgcctgtaaagttgctgtattgaagatacatgtttttcattagaaATTCACAGAATGCACTGATATGCTAAAAGTCAttgaaaaatacaatacaacaccttaaattcagtgtttttacattattttatcaaacggaattatttagtacacaaaaaaaagtgttaaactgaaatacgttttatattttacattctctgctgcattttctcagtcagttttattaaAGTAGAGTActttggaattcaggctttcagttaacagctgtgctgaactcatcaagagttaattacttgaatttcttgtctcttaatgtgtttgagagcgtcagttaaagtaaagtagtgtagAGGTAGAGGTCAGTTTATCCGAAAAGAAGAAttacaagaactttgaaagcatcctaaAGTAGTCACCGCAAaacagaccatcaaaaacgttatgatgatggaactggtactcatcaggaccggccccACAAAGGACGAGCGAGAGTTCGActgggttaccagcctcagaaaccgcaagttaacattattttggtttgtttaacacttttactttcacttttgacTTATGCAATTGATTGGTTACACCGCTGAGTGTATCACATGCTGTTGTTTACCAAAAATCCTTGGTGCTTTTGTGTGGTTATGTATTTTAGCAGCGTTTTCTGCAGACCGTgaggtagggctgcacgatatatcgtttaagcaattaaatcaaacacatcatgttgcaacgttttatgttttgagtagatacacagtgctgtctctgtgtctgtgtgagtgacaggctgctgctgcctgagaagcgcgaggaggggagggggagcattcacatggttgggcacgtgcttgtaaacgtgagcacgtgtggaaagctgtgctcctcagtccagcacagtttatcagtgcagatatttccagttacagctgaattcacactttgcctgattaaagggccgattactgttgttttgctgtttttctcggggtttggttttgagagctcggcactGACTTAGTTCTTGAATGGTCTGGTCGCGAGACAGAGCACAgcaagggggcggggctggtgacatcatggacCCTTCATTGTTTAATATAGCGATATATatagtcgaaaaaagaacatttgtattgtaatttttttctttgcaatatcTTGCAATTCTACTATGAGGAGAGTCTgtgagtagggctgcaacgattagtcgatataatcgacaatgtcgattatttaaatttgtcgactataaATTTCATCGACAACTAATTTTGTAACAGCACCGCATTTGTAACAGAACCGCatcacacaaagtgctggagacagaagcacaatgggagataaAAGGGTAAATAGCTCACTTAAACAGTTTAAATTCAATTCAAGTGTGTGTTTTTCCAAAAGTGTCcatacacaacagattacacatttactcactaaatttAGTAATTTCCACGTTTAGACaaaatctagacatttaaatgccttttaaatctcatgttcagttgtttctattgtttttagaaattaaggacatgacagaaataatcgttgactaatcgacgagtcggaaaaataatcatcagattagtcgactaacaaaataatcaaTAGTAGCAGCTCTATCTGTGAGTGTAAGTAGCTGTTTAAAGCTAATATTTTATCCATAGTGTTCTGCCGTAAGCAGTAGATCAGTGTGTGTTTTCATTACATAactgtgttttgtctgattcagAAAAGCACATCGGCTCCGTTAGAATCCCCTGGCTCGAGTCCTGAACAAGTGTGGCAGCGTACGTGCTATTTAAACCTCCTTGATGTGGTTCCCTCTCTGGAGCACCGGCCGTGTTTTGTTTGGGTTCATTTAGCAGGCATCGTGTGTGGCAGGCCGTGTGCCGGCTGCCGCTCGGGTTTACTGAAGCTGTGCCGGGTTCAGCTGGACGCCGCTCGTTTCCGAGGAATTCGGGTTTTATACCCAGCCTGTCATTGAGCTTTCCAACTCCACCGGCATTTAATACATGTTTACAGTCTGCAGAACTGCTTAAATCTCCTTCAGTTTCAGCAGAGTTCACTTAATTTTACATCCAAGACTCCCTGATAACATTAACGCCAGTTTTAGTTactaaagctctggaaaaaaataactttctttgattttaccaaattaaaaacctctggaatataatcaagaggaagatggatgatcacaaaccatcaaaccaccaaactgaactgcttgaatttttgcaccaggagtaaagcagcataaagttatccaaaagcagtgtgtaagactggtggaggagaacatgatgccaagatgcatgaaattaaaactgtgattaaaaaccaaccaggattattccaccaaatattgattatttctgaactcttaaaactttatgaatatgaacttgttttctttgcattatttgaggtctgaaagctctgcatcttttttgttatttcagtcatttctcattttctgtaaataaatgctctaaatgagaatatttttatttgtaatttgggagaaatgttgtctgtagtttatagaataaaataacaatgttcattttactcaaacataaacctataaatagtaaaatcagagaaactgattcagaaactgaagtgatttttttttccagagctgtattagttAATaataagttaagtttaggttgttTAGTTGTTTAGGTTgtattaatattgttaatatctAATATATACTAAAACTGATGATACaggagtatgttttttttatctaatagcTTTTTAACggtatattttgtattatgtaaGGGTTTGTCATGGTTAGTTATTTAGTGTGAATGACGCAGATTCAGAAGAGGGTCTGTTTTATCCATCAGCTAAAGTTTCACTGTTAGAGTGTTATAAAACACAGCGTTTATCCAGATTCTGGTTTGGAAAACTGTTATGAAAAGTGTTTCAGAGTCGGTATGAGACAAATTATAGAAAGTGTAGAGAAAACTagttctaaaaaataaaataaaaatctactgAGTTTGTGGGGGTTTATCTAATGTATCGATAAACACTGAATTAGGAAATGTGTTGCttgaaataaactaaattaaacagtgttatgaaatatcTTGTTATGTAGTAATACAATATATGaacagaagtatttggttatCTGCTTATTCCTCATTTAGTTTGAAATCAATGgtattattctgcttttgttggagtctcTACTGTCCTGTGAAGAATTTCTACTAGACTTTAGATTTTAGGGTAACTAagataagtaaagctaagctaagtaaacaaaactgtaattcttaaaaaacttttttctaatcattcgagagctggatgttaatctacacatatttccccttataaaaacataaaaaaatgtttatttgggtgagtaaagcgcttttgtttatttacagtgagtttagatttgcagatttccactggaaaggctgggtgcagcagaattagcattaggaTTAGCAGCTAAGCGCTAGTGCTAGTAAATGTAGCCTGAcggtgctacactgaggaaccctgagtgtttcagttagccagggtgatattagctagcggttcatcacgtgtagcttgttttaacatgataaacacgcagactacagtccgatatactcacctctgaatgataagaaagagctaacgcttagcgctatggttagcggctaatgctaatactgctccagtgtcagtgctggagaaactttactgaaactcctgtataactcatacataaagagcaccgaattataaggagctctgatgaatTTTTGATCAAAAAGTCAAAAAgccttttagtgcgaaaaatacggtatataaagACTAAACCCAATATATgctttaaataactttaattaaCGTTAAATAATGCAGATGTGGCTACTTTATGATCATGCCATATTGTATAGTactcaataatatcgccaatattatttctgacatgattcTTGTTATTAAAAACAAACGTTTTTGCTTTAGTTagtttagattttagttttgaGGTAGACCTTTTTGCTACATTACTTATTAttacacttatttttattttattttttttaagtttttttattttattcaaaatcaGGGTCTTGGGAAGTTACTGTTTACGAAACATGTACAAAAAGGTCTGAGTGTTGAGGAGCTCTGTTTAACTTACACTGAATACCATCTAAACAgggggagctgcgtctgtggttgaaggatcTACATTTAAAGCATCCACCCAAAAGACTTATATTATTCTAAACATTTAGAAATACTGAAAACTGAATGAAAAACATGCTTAACTCAGTTTTAGGTAATTAAAGTGTTAAAGACTGATGGATCTGATGGTAACCAGAAGCTCCTCAATACTTTCTCCAGGTCACAGAAAGTTACACAAGCAACTGAAACATGTAGACCATCATCATAAACTTTCTTATTCGGCTCTTTTTCAGCCCACAGTAAGCTGTGTAAAGTTTCTGGGGTGGTGCTGGGAGCCCGGCCCCGCCCCCCTCCGTCCTCTAAAGCCAAATAATTCATTCTGGATTACAAAGGGGCCGAAACACCGCCATAGAGCTCCATTCACTCAGACCCAAACACACTGAGGCTCCCATCAATCTTCAAACAGCTCCCCTGCCATTCGCTCAGTTCCTGAATAATAGATGAACCCTCCCTCTCTGAAACCTAGCAACTACCCctaataccccccccccctcgcCCCATTCCTGCCCCCTACCCATCTCCCCCACCCTGTCCTAAACCCGTGCAGATTGAAGGTTCCCCTTCATACCACTTCAGCTTTCTATAGAAACACTAACAACATACTGTGGAGGTGACCCTCACGTGCTGTACTGAgatttcctttctgttttcttatGTTTGGATTACAGTCTCTGTGTTCATGTAAGACGTTAAAGTCTAAAGTACCCGTCCAATTtcttttcctacattgtaaagtaattatttaaaagtgttaaacaaaccaaaaatagtctgtgaagaagcatttagttgctcttatctggggagctgataACTTGTTGTTTCTGAgagaacagagaaaactcttgctcctcctttcctggggtggtcctgatgagtgccagtttcaccatcataaagtttttgatg encodes the following:
- the efcc1 gene encoding EF-hand and coiled-coil domain-containing protein 1 — protein: METPDACDPYGRPARRTQWIVSTLAYHYGLDRGVENEIIVLATGLDQYLQEIFHHLDCRGEGRVPAEDFRVLCAVLGLGEEAREEEVEESSGILDSLPGEFTFRQFHAKLCGYFSTRAGRGYEDGRLLVGGDSEHIETQIRLRSPLRRRGKLLSPAGSGAKPGCKPGSCTRECYEEIVALEEAEDRMAKLEEENASLRELVEDMRAALQSSDARALALQVGLWKSHAKHRPDSGCFIARHKRSAQKSTFHGNLKSLQGFLREVELAQVEQVEEVLLLKHQEQKKLEQELRASREAALGLEECNRTLKMEHMEMRKKVEEARQALLVGLGKVKELESKANQIPVLQRHIEQLEMELLYFRSEMSKQSVVFSSVEEVRYGRQNQRCCSDSHRDRDSPTGRAENAHENVEEQLFRSVEGQAASDEEEERWTGEQQRQVDEVKKILTRLSCCGDRCDDRALKRLLSHCGDSRAEESYTAVLELLDRVTRLHKQLELRENQAMRNRPDPEQIKDSLLQELQQKAEETELLHRELQMLETERVRLSLVEEKLLDVLQLLQQLRELNVSRRSLGKILLSTLESCSDPQHGKAHILEVLNALCHELAACEVLSSSGVLEKAQSHQSLTNPLLISC